Proteins from a single region of Haloterrigena alkaliphila:
- a CDS encoding tyrosine-type recombinase/integrase has product MATERASDAPADVSDPIAYFLDDQRYHGKSERTLEAYERVLRRFEAFVSERFDVDRVGAVQRRECMAWIHSLRGGFEPSTIATYASYLNRFYDYMNRVGVFDENPMALVMEELSESIDTNPTRRDISVAEMRSFVAAIDHPLERAVVVTLLKTGMRVGECCNLDLRDLNLEAPEIDREWTPRVGLERRQSSVFVAAEPARGATVNGEERTASNKRKRDTVVPVDGELRRALVEWLAIRPDPVSDADPLFLDTGESWGERLTPSDVRYVVEKHARERGWYQTGGGTQENVTPHYFRHFFTTHLRDRTGDRGIVQYLRGDVAGDVIDTYTHNWGDRVRETYLEHIYSVTP; this is encoded by the coding sequence ATGGCGACTGAACGCGCCAGCGACGCCCCGGCGGACGTCTCCGATCCGATCGCCTACTTTCTCGACGACCAGCGGTACCACGGCAAGAGCGAACGGACGCTCGAGGCCTACGAGCGCGTCCTCCGGCGTTTCGAGGCCTTCGTGAGCGAGCGCTTCGACGTGGATCGGGTCGGGGCGGTGCAGCGACGGGAGTGTATGGCCTGGATCCACTCCCTCCGAGGCGGGTTCGAACCGAGTACGATCGCGACCTACGCGTCGTATCTCAACCGGTTTTACGATTACATGAACCGCGTCGGCGTCTTCGACGAGAATCCGATGGCACTGGTCATGGAAGAGCTGTCCGAATCGATCGATACGAACCCGACGAGGCGGGATATCTCGGTCGCGGAGATGCGCTCGTTCGTCGCCGCGATCGACCATCCGCTCGAACGAGCCGTCGTTGTCACCCTGTTGAAGACGGGGATGCGTGTCGGGGAGTGCTGCAACCTCGATCTTCGGGACTTGAACCTCGAGGCCCCGGAAATCGACCGCGAGTGGACGCCGCGCGTCGGCCTCGAGCGCCGGCAGTCGTCGGTGTTCGTCGCCGCGGAACCCGCTCGCGGCGCCACCGTCAACGGCGAAGAACGGACGGCATCGAACAAACGCAAGCGGGACACGGTCGTCCCCGTGGACGGTGAACTCCGACGAGCGCTCGTCGAGTGGCTGGCGATCCGACCGGACCCCGTTTCGGACGCCGACCCGCTCTTCCTCGATACCGGCGAGTCGTGGGGAGAGCGATTGACGCCGTCGGACGTTCGCTACGTCGTCGAAAAACACGCTCGAGAACGAGGCTGGTACCAAACCGGCGGTGGGACCCAGGAGAACGTTACCCCCCATTACTTCAGGCACTTCTTCACGACTCACCTACGCGATCGAACGGGAGACCGGGGGATCGTCCAGTACCTCCGCGGAGACGTCGCCGGCGACGTGATCGACACCTACACCCACAACTGGGGCGATCGAGTGCGAGAGACGTACCTCGAGCACATCTACTCCGTGACGCCCTGA
- a CDS encoding DUF5805 domain-containing protein, producing the protein MSDSADTDRTTVKTYVPTYQKSEWQSHADELGMSQAEFVRTMVQAGRKGFDSGREEPDSPGGDPGGNGLETRVLRLLRSDTLSWDELLEAVSEDVESRLDETLEELQTNNRIRYSGRHGGYTAVDGGGDGD; encoded by the coding sequence ATGAGCGATTCGGCGGACACCGACCGAACCACCGTCAAAACGTACGTGCCGACCTACCAAAAATCCGAGTGGCAGTCTCACGCCGACGAACTGGGGATGAGTCAGGCCGAGTTCGTTCGGACGATGGTCCAGGCCGGCCGAAAGGGGTTCGATTCCGGTCGCGAGGAACCCGATTCTCCGGGCGGAGACCCCGGGGGTAACGGCCTCGAAACACGGGTCCTAAGATTACTCAGATCTGACACGCTCTCCTGGGATGAACTCCTCGAGGCGGTCAGCGAGGACGTCGAATCGCGACTCGACGAGACGCTCGAGGAACTTCAAACGAACAATCGTATTCGATACAGCGGACGCCACGGCGGATACACCGCCGTCGACGGTGGTGGGGATGGCGACTGA
- a CDS encoding enoyl-CoA hydratase/isomerase family protein: MASSPLVAVGITDGIATVRLDRPDNLNAVTIQLLTDLRDALVDLPEDEVDGLVVTGAGNVTCAGMDREIVADPDYEEQYADEIAALTDEIYGFLTSRPYPTAVAARGALVGIGFILSLRCDFLVAGEETKLALPEVQFGIAATHTIPYLEAMTGTRVAKEIALTGEALAPERARELGIANRVVSENAVEEAATELVGTVAAHDADVVSELKAAMSDPA; this comes from the coding sequence ATGGCCTCGTCACCGCTCGTCGCCGTCGGGATCACCGACGGAATCGCTACCGTTCGACTGGACCGACCGGATAACCTCAACGCCGTGACGATCCAGTTACTCACCGATCTCCGGGACGCGCTCGTCGACCTCCCCGAGGACGAAGTCGACGGACTCGTCGTCACCGGTGCCGGCAACGTCACCTGCGCCGGGATGGACCGAGAGATCGTCGCCGATCCCGACTACGAGGAGCAGTACGCCGACGAGATCGCCGCGTTGACCGACGAAATTTACGGGTTCCTCACCTCCCGGCCGTACCCGACTGCGGTGGCGGCCCGAGGCGCCCTCGTCGGGATCGGCTTCATCCTCTCGCTGCGCTGTGACTTCCTCGTCGCCGGCGAGGAGACGAAACTCGCCCTGCCGGAGGTACAGTTCGGCATCGCCGCGACGCACACGATCCCCTACCTCGAGGCGATGACCGGTACCAGAGTCGCGAAGGAGATCGCCCTTACCGGCGAGGCCCTCGCTCCGGAGCGGGCTCGAGAGCTGGGGATCGCCAACAGGGTCGTCTCCGAAAACGCGGTCGAGGAGGCGGCGACGGAACTGGTCGGCACCGTCGCCGCACACGACGCCGACGTCGTCAGTGAACTGAAAGCTGCGATGTCGGATCCAGCGTAG
- a CDS encoding HVO_2901 family zinc finger protein has protein sequence MHTCRNCNQSFQTELALELHRDTCKKGQLFCQVCGERFREGDATQDGWHYECPNDECEAEGLQEDLYRIEDVRTTTH, from the coding sequence ATGCACACTTGTCGCAACTGCAACCAGTCGTTCCAGACCGAGCTCGCCCTCGAACTCCACCGCGATACGTGCAAAAAGGGACAACTCTTTTGCCAGGTATGTGGCGAACGATTCCGGGAGGGTGACGCGACCCAGGACGGGTGGCACTACGAGTGTCCGAACGACGAGTGCGAGGCCGAGGGGTTACAGGAAGACCTGTATCGAATCGAAGACGTCCGAACGACGACGCACTGA
- a CDS encoding CNNM domain-containing protein, which translates to MNALEIGMRLTAGAVLILLNAFFVAIEFGLTRARQYPESDFDTPGLRRAWEMTDDLEFYLTTCQIWISGTSIALGIIAEPGLAALIEPVFENSRLASIGAGSLLAFGLINLVHLTHGEQTPTYLGVERSKQVCRYGARPLYWFAKAIAPLIKFGDWVAKGTLGLFGVEMTQSWTETETDVIESRAELRNRLGSVLEEGDLPPERREEVMNALRIGEKPIREVMVPAEKIVALSTAADTEENLRRMAERPQTRYPLVGDSLTEFRGIVYTPVLLEHREDLASGEIDFAELAAPPITLGPETGVSDAIDRFQRENQELALVVENSEERSSSSNRTQSDDSEERSSSSNRTQSDDSEGQRPSRGRPQSDDEVIGLVTVTDLLEAVMGDVEDPLDQGVVDTGEVDDV; encoded by the coding sequence ATGAACGCGCTCGAGATCGGCATGCGATTGACCGCCGGCGCGGTTCTCATCCTCCTGAACGCCTTTTTCGTCGCGATAGAGTTCGGTCTGACTCGGGCCCGCCAGTATCCCGAATCGGACTTCGACACGCCGGGACTCCGCCGGGCCTGGGAGATGACCGACGACCTCGAGTTCTACCTGACGACCTGCCAGATCTGGATCTCGGGGACGAGCATCGCGCTGGGGATCATCGCCGAACCGGGACTGGCGGCGCTGATCGAACCGGTCTTCGAAAACTCGCGGCTCGCGTCGATCGGCGCCGGCTCCCTGCTCGCGTTCGGGCTGATCAACCTGGTCCATCTCACTCACGGCGAACAGACGCCGACCTACCTCGGCGTCGAGCGTTCCAAACAGGTGTGTCGGTACGGCGCGCGACCGCTGTACTGGTTCGCGAAGGCGATCGCGCCGCTGATCAAATTCGGCGACTGGGTCGCCAAGGGGACGCTCGGGCTGTTCGGCGTCGAGATGACCCAGTCGTGGACCGAGACCGAGACGGACGTCATCGAGTCGCGAGCGGAACTGCGCAATCGACTCGGGTCGGTCCTCGAGGAGGGTGATCTCCCGCCGGAGCGCCGCGAAGAGGTGATGAACGCGCTGCGAATCGGTGAGAAGCCGATCCGCGAGGTGATGGTGCCGGCCGAGAAGATCGTCGCGCTGTCGACGGCCGCCGATACCGAGGAGAACCTCCGACGGATGGCCGAGCGACCGCAGACGCGGTATCCGCTGGTCGGCGACTCGCTGACGGAATTCCGGGGAATCGTCTACACGCCGGTCCTCCTCGAGCACCGCGAGGACCTCGCTTCCGGCGAGATCGACTTCGCCGAACTGGCGGCGCCGCCGATTACGCTCGGGCCGGAGACGGGCGTCAGCGACGCGATCGATCGGTTCCAGCGGGAGAACCAGGAGCTTGCACTGGTGGTCGAGAACAGCGAGGAACGGAGTTCCTCGAGCAATCGAACGCAGTCCGATGATAGCGAGGAACGGAGTTCCTCGAGCAATCGAACGCAGTCCGATGATAGCGAGGGACAACGTCCCTCGAGGGGTCGACCGCAGTCCGACGACGAGGTGATCGGATTGGTGACCGTCACCGACCTCCTCGAGGCGGTGATGGGCGACGTCGAGGACCCGCTCGATCAGGGCGTGGTCGATACGGGCGAGGTCGACGACGTCTGA
- a CDS encoding class II fumarate hydratase, with translation MADDDEFRIEEDSLGEMQVPADAYWGAQTQRAIQNFPISGITFGRRFVRALGVVKKAAAQANRDLDLIEDDVAEAIVEAADEVIAGEHDDQFPVDVFQTGSGTSSNMNANEVIANRAAELMGSEIGDRVVHPNDHVNYGQSSNDVIPTAMHVASLEAVEKDVIPALDTLREALEEKEEEFDDVVKTGRTHLQDATPVTLGQEFSGYRTQVEKGLGRVDTVRDHLAELALGGTATGTGLNTHEEFPGRAAEYITKETGVQFREADNHFEAQAAHDAMSEAHGALRVVAGSLNKIANDLRLLASGPRNGLGEIEQPENQPGSSIMPGKINPVVAEAVNQVHKQVVGNDAAVSAGAAEGQIDLNLYKPVLAHNFLESAELISNASQVFGERFVRKLEANEAYCEERVEQSMAMATSLNVHIGYDKASEVAKTALKEDKTVREVVLEKGYLTEEEADEVLDPRKMAERGILGQDD, from the coding sequence ATGGCAGACGATGACGAGTTCCGCATCGAGGAGGACAGTCTCGGCGAGATGCAGGTTCCCGCGGACGCCTACTGGGGTGCCCAGACCCAGCGCGCGATCCAGAACTTCCCCATCTCGGGGATCACGTTCGGACGGCGGTTCGTCCGCGCGCTCGGGGTCGTCAAGAAGGCCGCCGCGCAGGCTAACCGCGATCTGGACCTGATCGAGGACGACGTCGCCGAGGCCATCGTCGAGGCCGCCGACGAGGTCATCGCCGGCGAGCACGACGACCAGTTCCCGGTCGACGTCTTCCAGACCGGCTCCGGAACCTCCTCCAATATGAACGCCAACGAGGTCATCGCCAACCGCGCCGCCGAGCTCATGGGCAGCGAAATCGGCGACCGCGTCGTCCACCCCAACGACCACGTCAACTACGGCCAGTCGAGCAACGACGTCATCCCGACCGCGATGCACGTCGCCTCCCTCGAGGCCGTCGAGAAGGACGTCATCCCCGCGCTCGATACGCTCCGCGAGGCCCTCGAGGAGAAGGAGGAGGAGTTCGACGACGTCGTCAAAACCGGCCGCACGCACCTCCAGGACGCGACGCCGGTCACGCTGGGCCAGGAGTTCTCCGGCTACCGCACGCAGGTCGAGAAGGGCCTCGGCCGCGTCGACACGGTCCGCGATCACCTCGCCGAACTCGCGCTAGGCGGTACCGCGACGGGGACCGGTCTGAACACCCACGAGGAGTTCCCAGGTCGCGCCGCCGAGTACATCACGAAGGAGACCGGCGTCCAGTTCCGCGAGGCCGACAACCACTTCGAGGCCCAGGCCGCCCACGACGCGATGAGCGAGGCCCACGGCGCCCTCCGCGTGGTCGCGGGCTCGCTGAACAAGATCGCCAACGACCTCCGACTGCTCGCTTCCGGGCCGCGCAACGGACTCGGCGAGATCGAACAGCCGGAGAACCAGCCCGGTTCCTCGATCATGCCCGGCAAGATCAACCCCGTCGTCGCGGAGGCCGTCAACCAGGTCCACAAGCAGGTCGTCGGCAACGACGCCGCCGTCTCCGCAGGCGCCGCCGAGGGCCAGATCGATCTCAACCTCTACAAGCCCGTGCTAGCCCACAACTTCCTCGAGTCAGCGGAACTGATCTCGAACGCGAGCCAGGTCTTCGGCGAGCGCTTCGTCCGAAAACTCGAGGCCAACGAGGCGTACTGCGAAGAGCGCGTCGAACAGTCGATGGCGATGGCCACCTCGCTGAACGTCCACATCGGCTACGACAAAGCCAGCGAGGTCGCCAAGACCGCGCTCAAGGAAGACAAGACGGTCCGCGAGGTCGTCCTCGAGAAGGGGTACCTCACCGAGGAGGAGGCCGACGAAGTGCTCGACCCCCGCAAGATGGCCGAGCGCGGTATCCTCGGGCAGGACGACTGA
- a CDS encoding PH domain-containing protein, with protein MLALQRGFTGFSMPFFFVMVLSSVVDAVDVGWIFWLAPVGFVVGAGYGLAYYYRFTYALTADTFDVTSGVLSRRSREIPYRRVQNVDVSQGLVQRLLGLAVVSIETAGGGATEATLRHVSSDEAERIRTEIRRRTAARSDERGVEERTDSAVTTDADAGAIDGETTRSAPTGTPDVDDGDGEHRSGDAARIDRSPTLLFELEARELLVYAGTAFRWGAAIFPIALVVLLLDVDSGAGGVSAFLVEIARPFGGPESIDGAADGALVVLSVITALQWVVATYVASGLYTIANYYGFRLGRRDNDLVYERGLLQRYSGSIPTDKIQSVTITDNPLQRLVGYAGLWVETAGYGPESSGGSQSAVPLAAESRVYRFATALTGVDRAEFRAPPRLARRRYLARYTLLAAGVVAAAFAATRVTGLERWYLAAVVFAAVPPAAHLKYANLGYFVAEDHLVIRRGFWRRRTTVIPYYRVQTVSTRRSLFQRRLGLASLVIDTASSRTFVWSTPAIPDLDLETARDLRQTCRERLQTSLREREHERDDGSPLAAEFP; from the coding sequence ATGCTGGCCCTCCAGCGAGGGTTCACTGGGTTCTCGATGCCGTTTTTCTTCGTGATGGTGCTCTCGAGCGTCGTCGACGCCGTCGACGTCGGCTGGATCTTCTGGCTGGCACCCGTCGGCTTCGTCGTCGGCGCCGGCTACGGCCTCGCGTACTACTACCGCTTCACGTACGCGCTCACGGCGGACACGTTCGACGTGACCTCGGGCGTCCTCTCGAGGCGTTCCCGCGAGATCCCGTACCGGCGCGTCCAGAACGTCGACGTCTCGCAGGGACTCGTCCAGCGACTGCTCGGCCTCGCCGTCGTCTCCATCGAGACCGCCGGCGGCGGCGCCACCGAGGCGACGTTGCGACACGTCAGCAGCGACGAGGCCGAACGGATCCGAACCGAGATCCGGCGGCGGACGGCCGCGCGCAGTGACGAGCGCGGCGTCGAGGAACGGACGGATTCGGCCGTCACGACAGACGCCGACGCCGGTGCGATCGACGGCGAGACCACCCGATCCGCGCCGACCGGGACGCCGGACGTCGACGACGGCGACGGCGAGCACCGCAGCGGCGACGCCGCTCGGATCGATCGGTCGCCGACGCTGCTGTTCGAACTCGAGGCCCGCGAACTGCTGGTCTACGCCGGAACCGCGTTTCGGTGGGGGGCCGCAATTTTCCCGATCGCGCTCGTCGTGCTGTTGCTGGACGTCGATTCGGGAGCAGGCGGGGTATCCGCGTTTCTCGTGGAGATCGCCCGTCCCTTCGGCGGCCCGGAATCGATCGACGGCGCCGCGGACGGCGCGCTCGTGGTGCTGTCGGTGATCACGGCGCTGCAGTGGGTCGTCGCCACGTACGTCGCGAGCGGGCTCTACACGATCGCGAACTACTACGGATTCAGACTCGGCCGACGGGACAACGACCTCGTCTACGAACGCGGCCTGCTCCAGCGCTACAGCGGGTCGATCCCGACCGACAAGATCCAGTCGGTGACGATCACCGACAACCCGCTCCAGCGGCTCGTCGGCTACGCCGGCCTCTGGGTCGAGACGGCCGGCTACGGCCCCGAGAGCAGCGGCGGGAGCCAGTCGGCCGTCCCGCTGGCCGCCGAGTCGCGGGTCTACCGGTTCGCGACGGCGCTGACCGGCGTCGATCGCGCCGAGTTCCGGGCCCCGCCCCGACTGGCCCGGCGCCGCTATCTCGCGCGCTACACGCTGCTCGCCGCCGGCGTCGTCGCGGCCGCTTTCGCGGCCACTCGAGTCACCGGTCTCGAGCGCTGGTATCTCGCCGCCGTCGTCTTCGCCGCGGTGCCCCCCGCGGCGCACCTGAAGTACGCCAATCTGGGCTACTTCGTCGCCGAGGATCACCTCGTGATTCGCCGCGGGTTCTGGCGCCGCCGGACGACCGTGATCCCCTACTACCGAGTTCAGACCGTCTCGACGCGCCGGTCGCTCTTCCAGCGCCGACTCGGACTGGCGTCGCTGGTCATCGATACGGCCAGTTCCCGGACGTTCGTCTGGTCGACGCCCGCGATTCCGGATCTCGACCTCGAGACGGCTCGAGACCTGCGGCAGACCTGTCGGGAGCGGCTGCAGACGTCGTTGCGCGAACGCGAACACGAACGCGACGACGGCTCACCACTGGCGGCGGAGTTCCCGTGA
- a CDS encoding PH domain-containing protein, producing MEPLHPRIRLLWIAKGAITALVLAVALALVDRWIAAVDVPTVALAGLVALGLLLGVVYAVRRYQVWRFELQADALYLERGVITFVETAVPFVRVQHVDTQFGPVERVLGLSSVVVYTAGSRNADVRIPGLTPDRARSLQDTLRELAVESEADDAV from the coding sequence ATGGAACCCCTCCATCCCCGCATCCGACTCCTCTGGATCGCCAAGGGAGCGATTACGGCGCTCGTCCTCGCCGTCGCGCTGGCACTCGTCGACCGGTGGATCGCCGCCGTCGACGTTCCGACGGTCGCTCTCGCCGGCCTCGTCGCGCTCGGCTTACTCCTCGGCGTCGTCTACGCCGTCCGTCGCTATCAGGTCTGGCGGTTCGAACTGCAGGCCGACGCGCTCTACCTCGAGCGCGGCGTGATCACGTTCGTCGAGACGGCGGTGCCGTTCGTCCGCGTCCAGCACGTCGACACCCAGTTCGGCCCCGTCGAACGGGTGCTGGGCCTCTCGAGCGTGGTCGTCTACACGGCCGGATCACGTAACGCCGACGTCCGCATTCCGGGGCTGACGCCGGATCGAGCGCGCAGCCTGCAGGACACGCTCCGCGAACTGGCCGTCGAGAGCGAGGCCGACGACGCCGTCTAA
- a CDS encoding PH domain-containing protein, producing MNRLHPLSAVTYALQYGFFWLWIPMAAVVILGGLFDPVSSAWFPVAAPVGFVAGAAYGIAYYYRFEYGVTPDTFDVASGVFARRSREIPYERIQNVDVRQGVLQRVLGLAIVSVETAGGGNTEATLNFVGDAEARRLQDRIRRRTAAVKERRRDRDRDRDRDGADSLSDEGAESSVDGDRSGTSAPRNGSPDAATDRQAPAPESAESTEPTEPRRQRLFELESRELLLYSFTSLRPAAVAGVMFVFFLATDTIIETLVAVAQPFGGPAALGEGSASSYGILTLVSVINGIVVTYVLSVAYTFGTYYAFRLGRVDTDFVYERGLLQRYSGSIPTDKVQSVTVTDNPLQRLIGYAGLWVETAGYGPESNSGSQSAVPLAKEGRVHRFTENLTGVETPKFRSPPTLARRRYLVRYSLLAAVVVAVAFGITRITVLERWYLAGIVFAAVPPAAHLKYANLGYFVAEDHLVIRRGFWQRRTTVIPYYRIQTVSTRRSIFQRRLGLASLSVDTASSQTLFWETPTIYDVHLADARDVHETGRDRLQRALRERARDEGAGLSVDFT from the coding sequence ATGAATCGACTCCACCCACTCAGTGCGGTCACTTACGCCCTCCAGTACGGGTTCTTCTGGCTGTGGATCCCGATGGCGGCCGTCGTCATCCTCGGCGGCCTCTTCGATCCGGTCAGTTCGGCCTGGTTCCCCGTCGCCGCACCCGTCGGCTTCGTCGCCGGGGCCGCGTACGGCATCGCCTACTACTACCGATTCGAGTACGGCGTCACGCCGGACACGTTCGACGTGGCTTCGGGGGTGTTCGCCCGCCGATCGCGGGAGATTCCCTACGAACGGATCCAGAACGTCGACGTCCGACAGGGCGTGCTCCAGCGGGTGCTCGGCCTCGCGATCGTCTCGGTCGAAACCGCCGGCGGGGGCAACACGGAAGCGACGCTGAACTTCGTCGGCGACGCCGAGGCGAGACGGCTACAGGACCGGATCCGACGGCGGACGGCCGCGGTGAAAGAACGCCGTCGCGACCGTGACCGTGACCGTGACCGCGACGGGGCCGACTCCCTGTCGGACGAAGGGGCTGAAAGCTCCGTCGACGGGGATCGCTCGGGAACCTCGGCACCCCGGAACGGGAGCCCGGACGCCGCTACGGATCGTCAGGCACCCGCTCCCGAATCGGCCGAATCGACCGAACCGACCGAACCGCGCCGACAGCGACTGTTCGAGCTCGAGTCCCGGGAACTGCTGTTGTACTCGTTCACCTCGCTGCGACCCGCCGCGGTGGCGGGCGTGATGTTCGTCTTCTTCCTCGCGACCGATACGATCATCGAGACGCTCGTCGCCGTCGCACAGCCGTTCGGCGGACCGGCGGCACTCGGCGAGGGGTCGGCGTCCAGTTACGGCATCCTGACGCTCGTCTCGGTGATCAACGGGATCGTCGTCACGTACGTGCTGAGCGTCGCCTACACGTTCGGCACCTACTACGCCTTCCGGCTCGGTCGCGTCGATACGGACTTCGTCTACGAGCGCGGCCTGCTCCAGCGCTACAGCGGATCGATCCCGACCGACAAGGTGCAGTCGGTGACGGTGACCGACAACCCGCTCCAGCGGCTGATCGGCTACGCCGGCCTCTGGGTCGAGACGGCCGGCTACGGCCCCGAGAGCAACAGCGGGAGCCAGTCGGCCGTCCCGCTGGCCAAGGAGGGACGGGTCCACCGGTTCACCGAGAACCTCACCGGCGTCGAGACGCCGAAGTTCCGGAGTCCGCCGACGCTCGCCCGCCGTCGGTATCTGGTCCGCTATTCGCTCCTCGCCGCCGTCGTCGTCGCGGTCGCCTTCGGGATCACCCGGATCACCGTCCTCGAGCGCTGGTATCTCGCCGGTATCGTCTTCGCGGCGGTACCCCCCGCGGCGCACCTGAAGTACGCCAATCTGGGCTACTTCGTCGCCGAGGATCACCTCGTGATCCGGCGCGGGTTCTGGCAGCGGCGAACGACCGTGATCCCCTACTACCGGATCCAGACCGTCTCGACGCGTCGCTCGATCTTCCAGCGCCGGCTCGGACTGGCGTCGCTATCCGTCGACACCGCCAGTTCGCAGACCCTCTTCTGGGAGACGCCGACGATCTACGACGTCCACCTCGCGGACGCCCGGGACGTCCACGAGACCGGGCGCGACCGCCTCCAGCGCGCGTTGCGCGAGCGCGCTCGAGACGAGGGCGCCGGGCTGTCGGTGGATTTCACCTGA
- a CDS encoding PH domain-containing protein — MESLHPRIRLLWIAKGAIASIVLGLLLVAVDRWLITVPTVAIAALVAVGLLLGIVYAVRLYQIWKFEIQSDALYLERGVVTFVETAVPFVRVQHVDTQFGPVERALGLSSVVVYTAGSRNADVRIPGLTPDRARELQHTLRDLAVESEADDAV, encoded by the coding sequence ATGGAATCGCTGCACCCTCGGATCAGGCTGCTCTGGATCGCCAAGGGAGCGATCGCGTCGATCGTTCTCGGCCTTCTCCTCGTGGCCGTCGACCGCTGGCTGATCACCGTGCCGACGGTCGCCATCGCTGCCCTCGTCGCCGTCGGCCTACTTCTCGGGATCGTCTACGCCGTCAGGCTCTACCAGATCTGGAAATTCGAGATCCAGTCGGACGCGCTCTACCTCGAGCGGGGCGTGGTCACGTTCGTCGAGACCGCGGTGCCGTTCGTCCGGGTCCAGCACGTCGACACCCAGTTCGGCCCCGTCGAGCGAGCGCTCGGTCTCTCGAGCGTGGTCGTCTACACGGCCGGATCGCGAAACGCCGACGTTCGCATTCCGGGGCTGACGCCCGACCGCGCCCGCGAATTGCAGCACACGCTTCGCGACCTCGCCGTCGAGAGCGAGGCCGACGACGCCGTCTAA
- a CDS encoding BolA family protein: protein MDLSEIEKLIEAELEDARATVTHARDEHDDDHLAATVVSPAFDGLPLVQQHQAVYDALGEHMTTDIHALELSTYTPEEYEEYEG, encoded by the coding sequence ATGGACCTCTCGGAGATCGAGAAGCTCATCGAAGCGGAACTCGAGGACGCGCGGGCGACGGTCACGCACGCGCGTGACGAACACGACGACGATCATCTCGCCGCGACGGTCGTCTCGCCGGCGTTCGATGGACTGCCGCTGGTCCAGCAACACCAGGCGGTCTACGACGCGCTCGGCGAGCACATGACGACCGACATCCACGCCCTCGAACTCTCGACGTACACGCCCGAGGAGTACGAGGAATACGAGGGCTAA
- a CDS encoding DUF7523 family protein: protein MSLAAETRRAAESHPFLVAALRAGVVNYTAAARFLEVEGEIDAIATALRRYAEELPEYETDARDVRVRMESGIGPIDAEGDEALVTVGGTAFGPDGGDRTAIVATGAVDAAALAEVLQRLALEEITPIAAGVGAETLLVVVDRLEGANALRAVDGALDAVPLE from the coding sequence ATGTCACTGGCAGCCGAGACGCGTCGCGCCGCCGAATCGCATCCGTTTCTGGTCGCGGCGCTTCGAGCGGGCGTGGTCAACTACACCGCCGCTGCCCGGTTCCTCGAGGTCGAGGGCGAGATCGACGCGATCGCGACGGCGCTGCGCCGCTACGCCGAGGAGTTGCCGGAATACGAGACCGACGCGCGAGACGTCCGGGTGCGAATGGAGAGCGGGATCGGGCCGATCGACGCGGAGGGCGACGAGGCGCTCGTTACCGTCGGCGGGACCGCCTTCGGCCCCGACGGCGGTGATCGAACGGCCATCGTCGCGACCGGCGCCGTCGACGCGGCCGCGCTCGCGGAGGTCCTCCAGCGGCTCGCACTCGAGGAGATCACCCCCATCGCGGCGGGCGTCGGCGCGGAGACGCTGCTCGTCGTGGTCGACCGCCTCGAGGGTGCGAACGCGTTGCGCGCGGTCGACGGCGCGCTCGACGCCGTTCCCCTCGAGTGA
- a CDS encoding DUF7344 domain-containing protein — protein sequence MIRNDLPQTAATDASLASATGTEPQLRRRFVLEALESLSGRATVDELVDALLTRGDDAVDDDAETIRIRLHHVDLPKLADAGLIAYHVDRNRVWLLD from the coding sequence ATGATCCGAAACGACCTGCCGCAGACGGCCGCAACTGACGCTTCGCTCGCCTCGGCGACCGGAACCGAACCGCAGCTCCGGCGCCGGTTCGTTCTCGAAGCGCTCGAGTCGCTGTCGGGGCGGGCGACGGTCGACGAACTCGTCGACGCGCTCCTGACGCGGGGGGACGATGCCGTCGACGATGACGCGGAGACGATTCGGATTCGCCTCCACCACGTCGATCTCCCCAAACTCGCCGACGCCGGTCTGATCGCCTACCACGTCGATCGGAACCGCGTCTGGCTCCTCGACTGA